The Channa argus isolate prfri chromosome 13, Channa argus male v1.0, whole genome shotgun sequence DNA window AATACATGCAGTGCTGTACTTCACACTGGCATTCAAGTAGACATGTCAAAGGGATTGTAATGTGTACACATTCTTATGCATGTTTACGCTAAGTGGTCCTTTCCATGGGTCCGCTAGCGTCACAGAGTGTAACCCTGCATGAATGAGCTGGTTTTATCCCGAGTGAAAGACAAACTGACTAAAGCACATTCCAGTAAGGGACTGGACCGAATGACAGGCTTTGTCTACCCACTCTTCTCTTCTCAGGGAAGTTGATCAACCCCATAGTGGTGTCGTGTGTGGATAGGACTGAGTTCTGTGAATGGATCCAGCATTTTAAAGCTGCTGACGTGCCTGTAGtcagccccccaccccctgtGTATGACATCATCTACACCCCAACGCACAGAGAGGTGAGACACACCCTTCTGTCTTTCATGAGTCAAAACAATCTCGCTGTTTACGGCTGCTGATGAGCCATAGCTACTTGGCTGCACCTGGTTTGTGAACCTGTGTGTGGAGGAAAATTAAGTATGATGAAAGAGATaaaggagacagaaaataaagtcctgccttttttgtaaattaacatGCCGTAAAACAATGACATGATTTATAACTCTGTCTACACTTGCCACTGAATTACTCcaataaaagcatgaaaagtAAGCCAGCGAACAAAAGTGTATATGTTTTGTTCATCAGCGTGCGGTCAGatattgtaatatataatatcTTTTTTATGTTCTATGTTCTCTAGGCTCCACAGTTTGACAGGTGGAGTGGGAACAGCCACGGTCGAACTGAGTCCCTGaagttcagtcagtcagaaagtGGACGTGGGTCCCACAGTCTTCATTTACCCACGCATGAGGCAAACCCTCTCACCCCAGGATACACTGAACCTCTCTGTGTAAGTCAGCTGTGGGCTATGTCTCTAGTTTAAGTATTCTTGTGCTAATAAACcgacacaccaacacaaaaacatctgcacatATAAACATGTGGTATGAGTTGTCTGTACGTGgctagaaaaacattttgttttgttttggtggaGCTGAAGAGAACACCTTTTCTTCACAAAGTTAATAATTAAGTGAGGTCCAGAGACAAAGCTGCTTCTGTTACAGCTACACTGGGTAAGGTGATAATCTTCGGCCTTTGCtgtaaaacataacaaagtCAGTATTTTCATAACTCATCATAAGAGCTTATTCATTAGTAAAAACTTCTTTAAGAGTCTTTAAGAAGTACTCAAGCGTTCTGTGTTATCAGGACTCCCCCAGGAGAGGGACTATGTAGGCCAGCTGCCCATCCAATTAGTTTAAATGGAGAGGGCTCTGTGcccagaaaacatgtttttgtggagAATCTGTGCTAAACCATCCTCTCCCAATTAAATTCAGGCAGACTCTtctttcacacaaaaacacaaaatgatgcaggacagtttttattatttgctctAGTGGGAATCCCAGTAAAATTTCTTGATGCCACTCATAAAGTCTGACCTCTTGGCTGACTTTTGCCCTGGCTGTGTTTTTTGTCCCTACAGTACATCTCCAGCCGTCCCTCCTCGACTGAGACTGCCCGCCTGGGCAGCAGGAACAACAGTGTATCTTCCCACACAAGACCTGAGCGTGACCTACTGCGGTACTCCTCCCCCCAGCGTAGCTCGTACCTCCAACCTGCAGAGAGTTCGGTGGTTTCTCAGATCTACAGCACTCCCTACTCTGCTCTCCATCGTGTCAGCCCACAGCGGCTGGAGAAAGCCCCGCTTGTCAAGGTATTTCAGTCTGGTGTCTTAACTTGATAACCAAATACCCCCGTGAGACTGAGACTTATTTTACATGTCATGTGTGCAGAGACTAAAATAGACACAACAAGTATCCGGCTGAGGGAGGTGATGATGGATACAGTGTTAACAAATAGGATAATAGAGGCATTCATGCAGAATTAAAAGTGAAAGactaatgcattttattttgcaattaATTACATTCCTACTATAGTTCATAAACAAGAACTGAgccaacaacaagaaaacatttactaTGCTTAATCGGGTGACGTTACATCATTACTATGGCAGTGAAAAGTGCAGTTTTCTTACACAGACAGTTGCAACACCTTATTGTCACGCAAGCACTGATATCACTGAGATTACAATCATCGTGTTATTAAGCCTTCGTAATCTGATCCTAGATCCCAAATCCCAGTGCAGCTTATGTGATTGCCTTATGTATACCTGAAGATCGggggagaaaaagacagataGGCATAGAGATAGAAACAATAGATGGAGGAAGAGTTGGCCTCTGATTTTCCTCTCTTTGGTCAGCTGCTTGAACTAATTCCCAGATCTCTTTGAACTTTCTATGGACAGTCTAACAGCTGGAGCACACCTCAGACATCCCTCAACTACTCCCTGAATGCCCCCCAGCGCCACTCAGATATGTGTGCCCCCCGACAACCCTTGTCACCCCTGTACGATGAGCCCTGCAGCCCCGAAATCTACTCGCTAGATGAGGCCAGGCCGGTGGTAAGTGGGTCAAAGATATTGGATCCTTAAGTTCAGTTTACACCTGCGTAGCCTGTCTGATTTTTAGcaaagtgcacacaaacacacacacacacactcacatacacacacacacacacatacacacacacacacacatacacacacagaatggCTTGTttcacaaattatatttaagaaATTATACAGATAAAAAATTAGGACTAAACCTTTTTACATTTGGTCATAACAGTTTAGTTGTCATTGTCAAGATCTATTTGACTAGCAGTTTAAACTAGTGTTTATCATTTCAATTCCTGTCCTGACACATCCCCATCTGTTTTTTAGTTGCAGAGCTGGCAAGAGCAAATTCAATACCACCCCCATCAGCAGGAGCCCCAGCTCCCACCCTCCTACTTCCAGCTCCGTACCCCTCCTATGGGCAGACGCTGCAGGAAAAGTCTGGTTCTGACCAACTCCCAGGGACAGGCTATGGGCCTGGAAATGGACACTCCTGAAAGccaagcagagcagagagccGAAGCTGTGTCGAGGCTAAGACTGCTGCCCATGCCTCGCCAAGTGCAAGAGCAGGTGAGAAATGCAGAAATACTCATCTCCCACGCCACTTCAGTTTCTCGTATTTGTTTTGCGGGTGATATTTGAACAGGTGCTACAGATGAAACCTATAGGAAACAGAAAGTTTATTATAGTTGATCACAGTAAGtaactttcttttgttttcacatcttctgaCAGATGCTCCTCCCGATGAGCTCTGCAAGGAATGTCTCTCAGATGTCTTACAGTTACTCATCAGGTAAGAACTGAAGGCATGTACTCATACACCTGATGAAACAGTTCAACCATGTTGTTCAACAAATGATTTATGCTTTCAGTTCTAGCAGACTTTCATCTTGtctagtaaaacaaaataaaaaagtgtgctTATTTTTATGACATGGATAAATCAAgtgtaaaatttattttgagAAACAATGGACACTATGCTGTGCATTGCTGCATCATATTCCCTCACAAGTGAAAGCTATGAATATCAACACCATGACCTGCCTTCCCAAAGGCTATCAAGGATGAAGAACATTGCTCACACTCATAGCTTAAATTAAATAATGGAGGCACCTTAGATTGATAAAACTCTTGGGTGTGCCAGCAAGTAGACAGATAAAGGCTACAAAGTTGAAAACGAaggaaatgtgtaaatgtgccaATGAAATGGAGCTTAGTGCAGCTCTAAATGCCATTTATGCAAATGTCCCATGTGGGGGAAGTCCAGTGTAAGAGAGCACTGTTCCACAGAAAAGATTTACTCCGCAGACAGAACCCAGTTGGGCTGCACACACATCTCTAAGCTCTTttttcacatataaaaaaaaggcTCGATGGTGTGGGCAGATTCATTCTTAAACAGAGATTCATTCTTAAAAACAGTCATTTATCTGTCATTCAGCAGAGCATACATAACAAATGAAGGTGGTGTAGCAGTGGCATGTTACACTGCTGGTTTTACAGTAAGGTTATATGCACACACAAGGCCAATCACACCATAGGTATTTTGGGACCATGCCCAAGTTCAGTCAGTCAGGTGGATGAGGTTTTGTCTTTCATCGTTTGAAACTAAAAGCCTGGGAATCTTCTGTCACCTCCACAGATCATAATTCATACCTCGAACCCACAGAACCAGATGACCAGGAAATGGACTATGACAACATTTGGGATTACGACTGCAATCCTGATATGATTCCGCCAACGTCTGGAATTTCAACACACTGGACAGGATTAGACTTTGGGGCCAGAGGCCTCGATGCCATGGCAACCCAGCAGAGAtggtcataaaacaaaacaatagctcggcatttgtgtgtgcaaacaaCAGATCGCTATCAGAGGGATGATAAAAGCCAACTACCGCAGCCTTTGTTGCTACTGCTGCATACAGTataacccaacaaatcccatAAACTATGTCGTTAGATGTCGGACAGTCAAGCAGCAGAACAAGGACCGTGAgtgagaagaggaaaaaacattttttaagttatACGAGACAGATATAAGCTGTCTGTTTTAACATGTAGCATTCAAGAGAGAAGTGTAcaaagtgtatatatatatatatatatacgtatgtgtgtgtgtgtgtgtgtatatatactgcctagctttaatataattttatattgtaataCATAATAGCAGTAAAGTTTTCATATGTAGTGGAAGAACCTCCATTTTCTAATATAAGCATTTTATAACATGCTGTCCACTTTActgttatatttgttgtttctaCTAAAAGCTACACAGAGCATTCCATCAGGGCTTGTTATAGTAAAGAATCTTTTTTGGAAATgatgtatatttattattttactacgCTACATTTTCAAGACAAATAGATGTGGCTTTAACTGACTACCTTAAAGGTTTATATTGCTGTCACTTTTGACAGACTAGTAATACCTGTTTGGCtaattttttcattattgtttgaggtgtttatttatatttggaaataaaactggaaaaaaaagtgtatttttgtttatctcATTCCAAAGCTAATTTTAAATCTGTTGtttgaggttaaaaaaaaaacgtgttacATATTTTAGATGTTAAACGTTAAGTAGGCAAACCACTGTTTTGCCATATTCAGCTGTGTCCAAAAAACCCTTATGCTTTGCAGCTCAACTTTCCCATCTGCTGGAATGAAAGAGATTCTTGAAAAAAGATCTCATCTGAGTATTTAACAATATTGTTATAAAAGCAGagtaacatttttatgttaatgaaagGCTACTTTTTCATCTTAGTAGTCTCTACAGAATTTCTGAGAAATGTATACATAACTACTTAAAGTAGTTACAGTAGTTCACACAGCTGTGAGGATGCACTTCATCTTCTTATTTGAACCTATATTGCCCTCTGGTGTTTCAAAGGTTACACCTTCACGTGTGGACCTTTAGAATAAGCAGTCACTGCACACAATTCACACGCCATTTTACTCCAGTTAAGTTTAAAAAAGCAGCGGTAACTATACAGTCAACTATTACTTATTAATGATGACAACAATAAGAAAACCATATTAAGATTAAATTATTGACACTGGCACAGATTACAGTCCcttaaataaattacagtttagGTAATTGTGCTTTGTTCAACtactatttttgaaaaaaaaattgataaaatCTTATCTTATATATATCTTattaaattattactattagaaaaaatatacacaaaattaTCTGCTACATACAggtaatgtaaaacaaacatacaggCTCAAACCGCACCATTCTTAATTTTTTGTCTCAAGTTAATCCATTTATCATGTCCATCTAACATCTAAGTTGTGTACAGCTTACAGCCTACTGTATACAGAATAACATGTCTTAAATCTTCCACTCAGTAGAGGCCCAatccttatttttaaatgtctaaagCCTTCCCTCTGATAAATCTTGCATTTGGTCTTTTGTATTTCATATGAATACTTGCAgacattactgtaaatgtaaaaatgtgagccaaattaatttaataagaagcaaaaaaactacaaatttaGCATTTTCAATTTCTATTGTATAAagaacattaaaattaaaaaatctataTATAAAGTTATAGTGCAAACACATTGTGCAGCTAACAAGAAAACAGTGTTCATTGAAAAATTAATCATCATGATAAGTATTAATCACGATTTACTGAGAGGAGGCCACATCATGAATCAGAAGTGATGTCACTGTGCAGTTTCTTCTCACTGGCAGTTGCTTCTATCTTGACGTACTTACGCAGATATCGGATAGCAGATAGAGCACTTACGTTTGCCAACAGAACTGggagaaaataaacaagaaaagtgaATCATCACATAAACTCAAGAGACTTTGGAGCTCAACATTGCATTTATAAATTCTATAAAGTTATGTTTCTTGAAGTTGATTTaataacagttgttttttttgttttattttacttcaatATGTATTTGGAGAGTGATTCTATAACCTCTTAACATAAAACCTGcacaatttgttttataaattacaTTCATGCTACATACCAGCCTTCCAGGCATCTCCAGCTTGTGGGTTTGTAGTCTTCAGAACCCATGAAGAGAATGCAATACAAACCAGACACATATCTGACTGTCTGAGAGGAAGAAATGTTGCATCTAACCCTTCAAAGATaatcacaaaaaataataaaaatatcattaaGGTTCATAAAATGCAAGACAGAAGATGACAATGAGCATCAACAGACCCAAAAGGGAATCCAAAGGGAAGTCAGGGCTATTAACTGGGACTGAACAGCTGAACATAAGCCCTCGGTATTGCAATGGGGCTTCTGTTCGGTCACACATGTGACCCGGGCAAATCTTGCAAACATACAAAGCTGCTTGAAGatatttatgtttgtgcttATGTCTCAGTGAACGATAATCTTAAAGATAATCCTCTTGGATAATTTCTGAATATTGGATGTCATAAAGGTTGAATTACCATCTCAATTAATGCTCAACAACAGGGATTTACATCTAGATAAAGGCTGCACAAGTTGAGTTATTTTTATCTCCCTTCACATCCAAACATAAATTAGAGGGGTCTGCTGGCAGCTTAGTGAGTACACTCATTGAGGGAAGTCAACTTATCACGTACAGCCATTCCTCTTGATTCCTGCCACTACATGCCTGCAGTTTACAAGGTGTCCTCTGGCAGCTAAGACAGTCTGTCCCGGTCATGACTGTAACAGCTGACTGAGTGGACAGGACATTTGTCACTAGAACTGCTCACATATGGGGAGTTTGGGGCAGAGAGGAGGAATACATTATTGCTAAATTCCATTCTTTTTAATACAGTAGTGGAAAATATGCAGGTTTATGCTTTAAGGGGTGTATTTAAACAATCTGTGACACACTGGACCCCTCAGGGGTTTTACAGAAATCCTCTTTGTTAGGCCGGTCTATAGAGTGCTGTTCATAAAGTAATtaactttgatttttatttgcaaGGTTCgttaatttattttccttaattttaaacaactttttgatCTAAACAAATTACATTATAAACCTAAATTTCAGAACCAAGAGCTGTGTTTCCATGGAAACCACATTACCTTATGTCTTTATCTCTTTATGGTATATTTTTTGGCCAGGATTCTGACTCACAAGTAAGCAGACCTTCCAGATAAGGGTGTACATATCATATaccctttaaacacattccctgcactcaggtgatctccATTAAAGTAACTGTGTGGAAACCAAGTAGCTGCACCAGTGAGTTACATCAAAGGGGATGAATATTTGCAATACATGCAATcacttattttgtatttttatataatttggaTAAACTTTGCAGAGATCTTGTCACAGCACCCAGTCCTCCACCTCCctgtctccctccctttccCCTGTTCCCCTTCTGTTCCCGTGAGTGtgcctgtgtgggtgtgtttgtctgtgtgtataagCCTACCTAGAGCTGCTGCGGCAGTCACACCCAAACTCAATAACCTACCTTGATGACAGCTGCTCATATACTGGTCTCCTGCACTCCACAAGTCACCAGATTGTCTCATTAAACCTCATGGAAGCAGAGAACTCCAGCTTTTGAAACTGAATGAACCTAACTTGTTCCCAACTGTCTCATCTCCCTGTTCCGGAATCTCCGGCCACCCTGCTTCTCTCTACTCGTTTCTCCGGCTCATCGTCTCTCTTCTTCCCAGGCATCGACGCGCTTCCCCCCAGCAACTCCCCCCGGCAACTCATGATTACATTCGTTAAGCTTGTATTAACTAATGTATCAGAGTGATGAGAAGTGAGCAAAAAAGGTCTGGTAGCTTCACTGTTGTTTACAGACTTTGCTAACTCAAGTGATACTGCTTAATTTCTGCTTTATATCTAATAGAGGATTTGCATACTTATTTCACTACTGCTTCTTTATCCACAGTAAATTTAATTGAATGTACTTCTTATCTTTAGTGCTCCTTTGTGTAAAGCTGGTCTTAATTGGAAAGTTGGACTTACTTGGATTGGAAACAGCTGTCTGTAAGTCTTCATTTCTGAAAGGCTGCTGTGCTAGTTGTCTGGAGATCCTGTCCTCCAGGTGGCAGAGTAGGGGATCAGGAGATATTAAGTCTTGATTTCCTAAAACGTTGCTGGGGCAAACCCACCTTCGGAGGGATCTGTCACTTTGCCTTACAGGTACAAGAGACAAAGGGTTTGAGATAGGCTGTGTAGATCCAGTAAATTTAATATTCCTAAAGGAGAAGGTTTCTTTCCAGAAAAAATTCTGTCTGAGGTCACTATCTGTGAAGAAATTATCATAAACATCTACAGACATCTTGGATGCACTTGAATTGCGGCTAAACCTTGTCACCACCTTTACAGAACCACAGTTGTCTTCTTCGTCAGATTCCACAGAAGAATCATCGGAAGAAGAGGATGGAAAGAAATACTCATAAGCCTCGGGAAACTGGAGATTTCGATTAGCTGAACGGGAACAGGAAAATATAGGAACCAATTCATCCTTAGTATGATCTTCTGCTGCGACGAGAGGGCAGAAAAAGCTTTCTGTatcaaattctgaaaaaaagtgATCATAGGTTTCCGGGAGAGATTTTCCATCAGTGGAAAAGTTACTTGTGTTATCTGTACTTGATTGCCTCGCAATTGGCTGCGTCCCACCAAAGAGGTATTGAAATATATCCATGAGAGATGATGTGTAGCTGCCTGTCAAAGAGGAAGGTGATGAGTCCGTGTCCTTGTCTTCCTTAAGCACATGTTCATCAGTAAAAGTCTCTACCTTTTCTAACTCCCCTACATCTGCGGTTGGTAAAGTTTGCTGTTTCCATGTGGAGCTGCAAGGCTCAGATTCCAGTGCATGTAAATTATGCACACTTATATTTTTGGAAATCTTTCTGAGGCACTTTTGAGCACTTTGAGAGAGGACTGGTTGAGAAATGTCACCCACAGAGATCAACATCATATTGTCAGGGTAAACATCAGCACCTAGGCTCACCGGGACAGGTTCACGCTCCCAAATGACACTTCTTGAAGAGGAAGAATTAGGTGCAGTGGCAGAAGGTAAACTTGACTGTACAGAATCCGATACCCTCAACATACACTCGTTGGTTTGCTCAGACCTGGACTCATCCAGTTGCGTAAAAAAGCCTGAATCAGTCGTAGCAAACATACCAGTCTCCTCATTTTCCCATAAAGGTGGGAGGGAGCTGGGTGGAGCATCTTTGTCGATCATTTGTAGActcaaaatgtcatttattgtCAGCTTCTCCATCTCACTCCAGAAAGAAGATATAGAAAACACTGAATGTTGTGAACCCCGGGCCTCTTTAGGTTCAGCTTTGGATGCTTTGACGACTTCTTCTCCACCCAATAAATCACTTCCTGATTGATTTGAGTCATTTAATACATTATGAATTTTAGGTGCAAATGTAGCTTCTCCTTCCATGTGCTTTGCCGAGATTAgggcttgtttttctttttgaccaCAAAGCCCATTTGGACTGAAAGGTGAACAACTTTCACAGATATCTGTGATGTTGTCATTTGAGACAGACAGGACAGAGTCAGCGTCCAGGGTACAGCAAGATGATAGTAATGCAAACTCTGAAGAACTGCTACTATTAACAGCCATTATTTGTGTTGGCTCTAACTCAGCTCTCTcatctgctctgtttttctcGGATAAAACATCTGATTTGGAAAAAATCAGTATCTGCTGTACTGTATTATTCATATACAAATTGGAAGGACTGTTAAACAGAGAGCTTTTATCACGGGATGAATTACCAAGATTCTCTGCTAATTTAGCACTGGCCACTTCACTGGACATCTTGTCTGAGGATAGAAAGGCTCTGGCTGTAAATTGCTCGTGTTTGGTATTGTGACAGTCAGCACTGATCATACCAGTTGCAGATAGGGGCAAGGGAGTCTTTCCTGGTGCTGAGACATATCGGTCTGTGTCAAGTTCCAGCTGTTGTTGGTGCTCAGAATCTCTTTGACACAGTGTGTGGTTGTCTGCAGCCTGGACTAACTTAGCAGCAGATAGTTTGTCACTTTGGCTGACTTCCACTGCAGGATCATTTGAATCTGCACTTGGTAAAATACTGAGAGGTATTGATTTGACCTCTGCTGTGCAAAAGTTtagattttgttcattttcacaaCCAATGTTAGAATGATTCAAATTATTGGGCTGTTGCAGATTCCCTGCAGGATCTTCATTTGGTTCACCGTTTCTGTTTCCTCTGGCCCTGTCCGATTTATCAGTTAGACTGGCAGAAAATGAATGTGGCAAACAACAGTATTTATTAAGTCCAGGCAATTCTTCTACTTGTAATTTCATGCGTGGTTGTAAATGTGTTACCACATTACCACTGATGGTTGGTGTTTTAATTAAGCCATCATCAGTTTGGTTCAGTGGGGTTACTGACTGACTACTGTTATATGGATGAATTTCAGCCGAGGTTTTTGCTGTACACCAGCCCCCTGGTGGGTACTGGTATTGACTGTCACATGGAGAAACATAGTTAGAgagatcatttattttcatctctTTACCAGATATCCTTCCTGGGGGATTTCTTGTGACTGAATATAAAGAGGACATCAGATTGTTTTGCAGTCTATGTGAACAAAGTAAATCGTCATCTTTACATAAACACAGTCCTGCTTCGCCTCGCCATGcatactcctcctcctctgagtCCTGAGTCCTCCCTCCATGCCCACTCTCAACTGGCTCAGCACTGAGTcgtctcttctttcttctctttcttttgatGGAGGCAGATGGAGATGATTCTTGGCTcggtgttttgtttgtgcttgttgCGTCTGAAAGTGGAACATTTGGGTTTTCGTCTTCCTTCCATTTGATGCTCGTCAGTATTTCAGGAGTTAAGTGACTTCTTGACAAatcgtgtgtgcatgtgtctacGTCTATCACCTTGTCTGTATGaggttttgttttggaaaagacAACCCTTAGCGGTGAGTCATGGACCTGATTCTCTTGTGTTACTCTGGCTTCTGTGCAGGCTTCCTCACagataaataaatctgtttcaGGGTAAGCTGATTTGTTAGTCTTGGCCACTGAGTTACTGGCTGCAGGTTCAGGAGAGATGTTGAAACTGGGCTCaacttttttcattgtgtttatgtTGCTAATGGTGTCGACAGCCCTCGAAAGCCTTTTGCCAACTGCTGTTTCACCCCTGGCAGATAGAGAGTTTAACTTGGGGGTGTTTTTTGGCAAAGTGGCACTACTGCTGGCTTGTTGCCCATCACTACATTGCTGCTCCTCTTCTACGGCCCCTCTGTTTTTTCCAGCTCTCACTTTCCTTGGCTCAGCAAGCCTCTCAGCCTCTGTAAGATTTTTCACCCTTTCAAAGAATATATTGACAGACTGCAGGTGTAAATCCTCCTCACTGCCCGAAAGGATGTTCTCCATTCCACTAACACCATGTTTACTGACAAACTGCTCCACAGGAGGGCCCTCACAGTCTGTGGGGCCAGCAAGGGAGTGGTCAGcatctgaaaaatgtgttgttagGTTGACTTTCTGAACCCTCTTAGCAAGCATGGACTCAGAATCATCAAGGTCACTCATCCCTGAGCTGTCGACACCTCCCAGTGAAGGAGGAAGCAGGTTGCACTCCTCGCACTCTGCAAAGAAGCACTGCCAGTCACGGTCAGAGATCTCCACACTGTATTCAAAGTCATCCATTCTGACTTAGCAGGTGCAATGTGACCTGGAAAATACCATCAAAAAAGTATATCATCAAAACAATTACTAGTAACACTATTTGTATTTCTTCCAGACAATCTTAGTATCATGAAGTTAAGGCTTCTCTAACATGCCAAAGAAACATTACAAGCATGAATATATATAATCTGAAACTCCCAAACAAGATATACATCAACAGATTAACAAAGATATCAATGCAATCAAAACTCAGGTATGCTAATTTGAACTGTGTATGAACTTGGAGcataattttcaaaataatataaagggcagacaattatgttttaaaaatgcatttatctgTTACAATTACTCAAGCAATGTGATGTAATGTTACACAATGTAATGGTCTTGTCTTCAAGGAAAACTAGTCAATAAGATGAAACCACAGTATCAAAGACTAAATATACTTAGAAGGATGAAAACAAGAATTAGTAATAATTTCCACACTTCTAGCTATCTGCATATGTGCAAACAGATCTGTTAAGGTTTCCCACCTGGTTTCAGCTGTATCCTGGTCTATGGAAGGTGAAGGTCTAGGAAAGAAGGAATCTTAGCCGCACCATGCTGTATGTCCACTGGTGGGAATTCCTTTGGGTGAGCACACATCACAGAAAGCCCCATGGTTGGATAAATATAGAGCAGTGCTTCAGAACACGTAATGCACGTGATTCTCTTACGGCGGCCACCCATCACCAGCAGAGGCATAATGTTTCTGAACTGAACTTTAAATAGACTATGTACTAGCAAACTGCTCTACAGGTTGcacagtatttttacttttactgttgttttatttgagaaattattgttaaaatctACAATAAAGCTGTGCTTACCTGACATTAATGTTTGCTTTGAGACTTTCATATTAATTCTATATCATGGCATTTCACTAAATTTATGACAAAAAGCCCAAAACCCACCTGTACCTACAGTAGTGTCCCTGGTAGCTACTGCTGGCCCCAAGAAGAGTCTATGCAGATATGGAGGCCATGTGAGGTGTGAAGCACCTGATGCCTTGCTGGTATGATGTCATGGAGCAATAGTAGATCTGAATCTTTCCAGTGCAGTATTTCCAAATGCTG harbors:
- the plekhn1 gene encoding probable pleckstrin homology domain-containing family N member 1, with protein sequence MGSSMSCVPQHNFRFSSKSFIRRNSSRLFRKKNPQEGQEKSNSIINILCTVTPRKEMSPKDLQTIENIKWDPPFAYDPASGWKKSSINVKNYGRMIHSSKVRFRFLHCQDVHDCYLDLFQTHLHFVSNNTTGLTYQGTLPLKELTICNLQQNCNHSQPQEFAFQINGVSLNPIIVYCANQEELDLWFGLLKENIEANGGTAIAPENYTRFKDKTPEGREELRNSINREPIYEWEGSQRDSLGPIAYVTKVRLQHLPCQEQSDRLLVMYTSTLIILSEENDGLFYKGKLPLNMITVTTPCQEVKPNTFMIEGKLINPIVVSCVDRTEFCEWIQHFKAADVPVVSPPPPVYDIIYTPTHREAPQFDRWSGNSHGRTESLKFSQSESGRGSHSLHLPTHEANPLTPGYTEPLCYISSRPSSTETARLGSRNNSVSSHTRPERDLLRYSSPQRSSYLQPAESSVVSQIYSTPYSALHRVSPQRLEKAPLVKSNSWSTPQTSLNYSLNAPQRHSDMCAPRQPLSPLYDEPCSPEIYSLDEARPVLQSWQEQIQYHPHQQEPQLPPSYFQLRTPPMGRRCRKSLVLTNSQGQAMGLEMDTPESQAEQRAEAVSRLRLLPMPRQVQEQMLLPMSSARNVSQMSYSYSSDHNSYLEPTEPDDQEMDYDNIWDYDCNPDMIPPTSGISTHWTGLDFGARGLDAMATQQRWS
- the perm1a gene encoding uro-adherence factor A, which encodes MDDFEYSVEISDRDWQCFFAECEECNLLPPSLGGVDSSGMSDLDDSESMLAKRVQKVNLTTHFSDADHSLAGPTDCEGPPVEQFVSKHGVSGMENILSGSEEDLHLQSVNIFFERVKNLTEAERLAEPRKVRAGKNRGAVEEEQQCSDGQQASSSATLPKNTPKLNSLSARGETAVGKRLSRAVDTISNINTMKKVEPSFNISPEPAASNSVAKTNKSAYPETDLFICEEACTEARVTQENQVHDSPLRVVFSKTKPHTDKVIDVDTCTHDLSRSHLTPEILTSIKWKEDENPNVPLSDATSTNKTPSQESSPSASIKRKRRKKRRLSAEPVESGHGGRTQDSEEEEYAWRGEAGLCLCKDDDLLCSHRLQNNLMSSLYSVTRNPPGRISGKEMKINDLSNYVSPCDSQYQYPPGGWCTAKTSAEIHPYNSSQSVTPLNQTDDGLIKTPTISGNVVTHLQPRMKLQVEELPGLNKYCCLPHSFSASLTDKSDRARGNRNGEPNEDPAGNLQQPNNLNHSNIGCENEQNLNFCTAEVKSIPLSILPSADSNDPAVEVSQSDKLSAAKLVQAADNHTLCQRDSEHQQQLELDTDRYVSAPGKTPLPLSATGMISADCHNTKHEQFTARAFLSSDKMSSEVASAKLAENLGNSSRDKSSLFNSPSNLYMNNTVQQILIFSKSDVLSEKNRADERAELEPTQIMAVNSSSSSEFALLSSCCTLDADSVLSVSNDNITDICESCSPFSPNGLCGQKEKQALISAKHMEGEATFAPKIHNVLNDSNQSGSDLLGGEEVVKASKAEPKEARGSQHSVFSISSFWSEMEKLTINDILSLQMIDKDAPPSSLPPLWENEETGMFATTDSGFFTQLDESRSEQTNECMLRVSDSVQSSLPSATAPNSSSSRSVIWEREPVPVSLGADVYPDNMMLISVGDISQPVLSQSAQKCLRKISKNISVHNLHALESEPCSSTWKQQTLPTADVGELEKVETFTDEHVLKEDKDTDSSPSSLTGSYTSSLMDIFQYLFGGTQPIARQSSTDNTSNFSTDGKSLPETYDHFFSEFDTESFFCPLVAAEDHTKDELVPIFSCSRSANRNLQFPEAYEYFFPSSSSDDSSVESDEEDNCGSVKVVTRFSRNSSASKMSVDVYDNFFTDSDLRQNFFWKETFSFRNIKFTGSTQPISNPLSLVPVRQSDRSLRRWVCPSNVLGNQDLISPDPLLCHLEDRISRQLAQQPFRNEDLQTAVSNPRLDATFLPLRQSDMCLVCIAFSSWVLKTTNPQAGDAWKAVLLANVSALSAIRYLRKYVKIEATASEKKLHSDITSDS